The following are from one region of the Equus przewalskii isolate Varuska chromosome 21, EquPr2, whole genome shotgun sequence genome:
- the TM9SF4 gene encoding transmembrane 9 superfamily member 4 isoform X2 — protein sequence MNSEKKCEVLCGKSNKPMTLSVKESRLVAERISEDYYVHLIADNLPVATRLELYSNRDGDDKKKEKDVQFEHGYRLGFTDVNKIYLHNHLSFILYYHREDLEEDQEHTYRVVRFEVIPQSIRLEDLKADEKSSCTLPEGTNSSPQEIDPTKENQLYFTYSVHWEESDIKWASRWDTYLTMSDVQIHWFSIINSVVVVFFLSGILSMIIIRTLRKDIANYNKEDDIEDTMEESGWKLVHGDVFRPPQYPMILSSLLGSGIQLFCMILIVIFVAMLGMLSPSSRGALMTTACFLFMFMGVFGGFSAGRLYRTLKGHRWKKGAFCTATLYPGVVFGICFILNCFIWGKHSSGAVPFPTMVALLCMWFGISLPLVYLGYYFGFRKQPYDNPVRTNQIPRQIPEQRWYMNRFVGILMAGILPFGAMFIELFFIFSAIWENQFYYLFGFLFLVFIILVVSCSQISIVMVYFQLCAEDYRWWWRNFLVSGGSAFYVLVYAIFYFVNKLDIVEFIPSLLYFGYTALMVLSFWLLTGTIGFYAAYMFVRKIYAAVKID from the exons ATGAACAGCGAAAAGAAGTGTGAGGTTCTGTGCGGCAAGTCTAACAAGCCAATGACCCTGAGCGTGAAAGAGAGCCGGCTTGTGGCTGAGCGGATCTCAGAGGACTACTATGTCCACCT CATTGCTGACAACCTGCCTGTGGCCACCCGGCTGGAGCTCTACTCCAACCGCGACGGCGatgacaagaagaaagaaaaagatgtgcAATTTGAACACGGCTACCGGCTCGGCTTCACAGACGTCAACAAG ATCTACCTGCACAACCACCTCTCGTTCATCCTTTACTACCACCGAGAGGACCTGGAAGAGGACCAGGAGCACACATACCGCGTCGTCCGCTTCGAGGTGATTCCCCAGAGCATCAGGCTGGAGG ACCTCAAAGCCGATGAGAAGAGTTCATGCACCCTACCTGAGGGTACCAACTCCTCGCCCCAGGAAATTGACCCTACCAAGGAGAATCAGCTGTACTTCACCTACTCTGTACACTGGGAG GAAAGTGACATCAAATGGGCCTCTCGCTGGGACACTTACCTGACCATGAGTGATGTGCAGATCCACTGGTTTTCTATCATTAACTCTGTCGTCGTTGTCTTCTTCCTGTCAG GCATCCTGAGTATGATTATCATTCGGACTCTCCGGAAGGACATTGCCAACTATAACAAGGAGGATGACATT GAAGACACCATGGAAGAGTCTGGGTGGAAGCTTGTGCACGGTGATGTCTTCAGACCCCCCCAGTACCCCATGATCCTCAGCTCCCTGCTGGGCTCAGGCATTCAGCTCTTCTGTATGATCCTCATTGTCATCT tcGTGGCCATGCTTGGGATGCTGTCACCCTCCAGCCGGGGAGCCCTCATGACCACGGCCTGCTTCCTCTTCATGTTCATGGG GGTGTTTGGTGGATTTTCTGCCGGCCGTCTATACCGCACACTGAAAGGCCATCGGTGGAAGAAAGGAGCCTTCTGT ACGGCGACGCTGTACCCTGGCGTGGTGTTTGGCATCTGCTTCATATTGAATTGCTTCATCTGGGGAAAGCACTCATCAGGAGCG GTGCCCTTCCCCACCATGGTGGCCCTGCTGTGCATGTGGTTTGGGATCTCCCTGCCCCTCGTCTACCTGGGCTACTACTTCGGCTTCCGCAAGCAGCCATATGACAACCCTGTGCGCACCAACCAGATTCCCCGGCAGATCCCTGAACAGCGGTGGTACATGAACCGATTTGTGGG CATTCTCATGGCTGGGATCCTGCCCTTCGGCGCCATGTTCATCGAGCTGTTCTTCATCTTCAGT GCCATCTGGGAAAATCAGTTCTATTACCTCTTTGGCTTCCTGTTCCTCGTCTTCATCATCCTGGTGGTGTCCTGTTCACAAATCAGCATCGTCATGGTGTACTTCCAGCTGTGTGCAGAG GATTACCGCTGGTGGTGGAGGAACTTCCTGGTCTCGGGGGGATCTGCATTCTACGTCCTGGTTTATGCCATCTTTTACTTTGTTAACAAG CTGGACATCGTCGAGttcattccctctctcctctACTTTGGCTACACGGCCCTCATGGTCCTGTCCTTCTGGCTCCTTACGGGCACCATCGGCTTCTATGCAGCCTACATGTTTGTCCGCAAGATCTACGCTGCTGTAAAGATAGACTGA